One window of the Gimesia sp. genome contains the following:
- a CDS encoding sialate O-acetylesterase, whose amino-acid sequence MLILRRFALLFVSCFVLCSQLTDVRADVRLPHIFGDHMVLQRGQEIPVWGWADAGEQVTVQLKADSVETTADDQGKWMVKLPAQVVGDPVTLTVKGKNTVTFQDVLLGEVWLCSGQSNMEWPVSRSNDFENEQAAANFPQIRHIKVPRVPKGFPQDDVDAQWTVCSPETVGGYTAAGYFFGRKLHQELNVPIGLVNSSWGGTRIEPWTPPVGFEKVPALAAIFKQVQLTNPATGAYKSVLERYLQQLDAWSTKAKVALNAETPLQPAPAYPAAIQPLTSHTSPTTLYNGMIHPLVPFAMRGAIWYQGESNHVEGMMYYEKMKALINGWRDVWKQGEFPFLYVQIAPYHYGSESPSILPLLWEAQNKALEIPHTGQVVIHDIGDLKDIHPTNKQDVGKRLALIALAKTYGQKDLVHSGPTFKSLKKEGNKLRVTFDNVGSGLVARDGKPLSWFEIIGKETDFVPADAVIEGDSVVLSSPKVKEAAAMRFGWHKLAEPNLSNKEGLPAAPFRAGKVPERDWLSLKVDESKNYKLIYDLDLKNLGKEIKYTRDLSGSFTQPFKRIAYFLELQKPGEETQYVFTSMDAFTDDLKKIAVPTLGSKAYFQTKVGNLNVVSNVAGIATGTGLKGGNIEFWPGNYGPTNSANIPNASTSLWDFGDEPAEPSDGYGSMQVHNFEAKQTIFAINQWKSGPNADLGIGNSSGRTRDWTFMSNASQYDVKRLRVLVLPE is encoded by the coding sequence ATGCTGATACTGCGCCGTTTTGCTCTGCTCTTTGTCTCCTGTTTTGTTCTCTGTTCTCAGCTGACGGATGTGCGGGCCGATGTCCGGCTGCCGCATATTTTTGGCGACCATATGGTGCTGCAGCGGGGGCAGGAGATTCCTGTCTGGGGCTGGGCGGATGCCGGCGAGCAGGTCACCGTTCAACTCAAAGCGGACAGCGTTGAGACAACTGCCGACGACCAGGGCAAGTGGATGGTCAAGCTGCCCGCCCAGGTGGTGGGCGATCCTGTCACGCTGACTGTGAAGGGGAAGAACACCGTCACATTCCAGGATGTGCTGCTGGGCGAAGTCTGGCTCTGCTCGGGTCAGTCGAACATGGAGTGGCCCGTTTCGCGGAGTAATGATTTTGAAAATGAACAGGCGGCTGCCAATTTTCCGCAGATCCGTCATATCAAGGTTCCCCGCGTTCCCAAAGGCTTTCCGCAGGACGATGTCGATGCCCAGTGGACCGTCTGTTCTCCCGAAACAGTAGGCGGCTACACGGCAGCGGGCTACTTCTTCGGACGCAAACTGCACCAGGAACTGAATGTGCCGATCGGGCTGGTGAATTCATCGTGGGGCGGAACCCGCATTGAACCGTGGACGCCTCCCGTCGGATTTGAAAAGGTGCCTGCCCTGGCGGCGATCTTCAAACAGGTGCAGTTGACCAATCCCGCGACCGGTGCCTACAAGTCGGTCCTGGAGCGCTACCTGCAGCAACTTGATGCCTGGTCAACCAAAGCAAAGGTCGCGCTCAACGCCGAAACCCCACTGCAGCCGGCTCCCGCTTATCCCGCGGCGATTCAACCGCTGACCAGTCACACTTCGCCGACAACACTCTACAACGGGATGATTCATCCGCTGGTTCCCTTTGCCATGCGTGGCGCGATCTGGTACCAGGGAGAATCCAATCATGTGGAAGGAATGATGTATTATGAAAAAATGAAAGCCCTGATCAACGGCTGGCGCGACGTCTGGAAGCAGGGTGAGTTCCCGTTCCTGTACGTGCAGATCGCCCCTTATCACTATGGCAGTGAATCGCCGAGCATTCTGCCCCTGTTGTGGGAAGCCCAGAACAAGGCCCTGGAGATTCCACATACCGGTCAGGTAGTCATTCACGATATCGGCGATCTGAAAGACATTCACCCCACCAACAAACAGGACGTCGGGAAGCGTCTAGCGTTGATCGCCCTGGCGAAAACGTACGGACAGAAGGATCTGGTTCATTCCGGACCGACTTTCAAATCACTGAAGAAAGAGGGGAACAAGCTGCGAGTCACGTTCGACAATGTGGGCAGCGGTCTGGTTGCGCGCGATGGTAAGCCGCTGAGCTGGTTTGAGATCATCGGCAAAGAGACCGACTTCGTCCCTGCGGATGCGGTGATCGAGGGAGACTCGGTGGTGCTCTCATCTCCCAAAGTCAAAGAGGCAGCAGCCATGCGGTTTGGCTGGCATAAACTGGCCGAGCCGAACCTCTCGAACAAGGAAGGCCTGCCCGCTGCTCCCTTCCGTGCCGGCAAGGTTCCCGAACGGGACTGGCTGTCACTGAAAGTCGACGAATCCAAAAACTATAAGCTGATCTATGACCTCGATCTGAAAAATCTGGGGAAGGAGATCAAGTACACGCGTGATCTAAGTGGAAGTTTCACGCAGCCCTTCAAGCGGATCGCCTATTTCCTGGAACTCCAGAAACCGGGTGAAGAAACCCAGTATGTATTTACATCGATGGACGCGTTTACGGACGACCTGAAGAAAATCGCGGTGCCGACACTGGGTAGCAAAGCGTACTTCCAGACGAAGGTGGGAAATCTGAATGTGGTTTCAAATGTCGCGGGCATCGCTACGGGGACCGGGCTGAAGGGGGGAAACATTGAGTTCTGGCCCGGAAACTATGGTCCCACGAACTCGGCGAATATCCCGAACGCAAGTACCAGCCTGTGGGACTTCGGCGATGAGCCGGCAGAACCTTCAGACGGTTACGGCAGTATGCAGGTGCATAACTTTGAGGCGAAGCAGACGATCTTCGCGATCAACCAGTGGAAAAGCGGTCCCAACGCAGACCTGGGTATCGGCAACAGCTCCGGCCGTACCCGCGACTGGACGTTCATGTCGAACGCGTCGCAGTACGATGTGAAACGGTTACGGGTTCTGGTGCTGCCTGAATAG
- a CDS encoding DUF1559 domain-containing protein — MSASVIRVARLLQEPAAQPLKVFAFDDYHPQFGLLGLNLTEIQSLTLIHLQLQPAQRNRLPRTDVLIVQARQKLDRAQLRKKLSSGKLVETSFQGTSFLTDSAPDGVALLFLDDHTFVHASKTSFLKLIIDQSQNQPNRIWTDRLQPVSSATIFSGVNMQAARTQEEAGANSKRDRTQFFNPSQFSVWKYPDLILQGTSIQDQLTMELIFEQQDHSLEVKQSLSKFVDMMQELIARSQASNPSQPAQPDNRLFEEALNNALVSRSGNRVKLATSLSSQSCNELIKNIITAYTPPPAVARRPDSKTNLKRIMLALLNYEATYRHLPPAVVMGPDGKTPHSWRVEILPYLGHAALYRQYRMNEPWDSEHNLKIAQTVVPEFRHPDSEIPENSCYFAVIGEGTAFGNPKGVASNEISDNHSKAIIIVEAKREIPWTKPEDISYDGKKQLEFGGFQEDGYHVGMFDGSAQFISGMIDKEIIKSMLMIGDGQPQE, encoded by the coding sequence GTGAGTGCTTCTGTAATCCGCGTTGCACGACTGCTGCAAGAACCAGCGGCTCAGCCACTGAAAGTATTCGCGTTCGATGATTATCACCCTCAGTTCGGCCTGCTGGGGTTAAATCTCACCGAGATTCAATCATTGACGCTCATTCACTTACAATTGCAGCCTGCTCAACGCAACCGCCTGCCCAGGACTGATGTGCTAATTGTCCAGGCCCGGCAGAAACTCGACCGAGCACAACTCCGGAAAAAGCTTTCTTCCGGGAAACTTGTTGAAACCAGTTTTCAGGGAACCTCATTTCTTACCGACTCAGCCCCCGATGGAGTCGCGTTGTTGTTTCTGGACGATCACACGTTCGTCCACGCCAGTAAAACGAGTTTCCTCAAACTGATTATTGATCAGAGTCAAAATCAACCGAACCGGATCTGGACAGATCGTTTACAGCCTGTCTCATCAGCAACAATTTTCAGCGGTGTCAATATGCAGGCGGCACGGACGCAAGAGGAAGCGGGCGCTAATTCCAAGCGAGACCGTACTCAATTTTTTAATCCTTCGCAATTCAGTGTCTGGAAATATCCTGATCTGATCTTACAGGGGACTTCAATCCAGGATCAATTAACCATGGAACTGATCTTTGAACAGCAGGATCACAGTCTCGAGGTCAAGCAGTCACTGTCAAAGTTCGTGGATATGATGCAGGAACTCATTGCACGCTCCCAGGCATCAAATCCGAGTCAACCAGCTCAGCCTGATAACAGACTCTTCGAAGAAGCCCTGAATAACGCTCTCGTTTCTCGATCCGGGAACCGAGTCAAATTAGCAACATCTCTGAGCAGTCAGTCCTGCAACGAGTTGATTAAGAATATCATCACTGCATACACACCTCCCCCTGCAGTGGCGCGCCGCCCAGACTCAAAGACTAACCTCAAGCGGATCATGCTGGCTCTGCTCAACTATGAAGCAACCTATAGGCATTTACCTCCGGCAGTCGTTATGGGTCCTGATGGGAAAACGCCTCACAGCTGGCGGGTGGAAATCCTACCTTATCTTGGTCATGCGGCACTTTACAGGCAGTACCGGATGAACGAACCGTGGGACAGCGAACATAACCTTAAGATTGCCCAGACAGTGGTTCCCGAATTCCGACATCCTGATTCAGAAATACCTGAAAACTCCTGTTATTTTGCTGTTATCGGAGAGGGTACCGCGTTTGGTAATCCAAAAGGGGTCGCGAGTAATGAAATCTCGGACAACCACTCAAAAGCAATCATCATCGTCGAAGCCAAACGGGAGATCCCCTGGACCAAGCCGGAAGATATTTCTTATGACGGTAAAAAGCAGCTTGAATTCGGCGGTTTTCAGGAAGACGGGTACCATGTGGGGATGTTTGATGGCAGCGCTCAGTTTATCTCAGGTATGATCGACAAGGAAATAATCAAATCAATGCTGATGATTGGAGATGGTCAACCGCAAGAGTGA
- a CDS encoding DUF1559 domain-containing protein, with protein MSRQLRSRKGFTLIELLVVIAIIAILIALLLPAVQQAREAARRSDCRNKLKQLGLALHNYNETHTVFPPSTVAKGLCSSGTAAGNTLNGNGLVLLLPFLDQSALYNQLNFSLAFDDYSPGSAPLPGGGATTNADLVNRRMAIFNCPSDPGPQGIPVSSSYMLPGGSNEHRTNYDFIVYRLSYNHCNSWTNRSPTVRTMFEDGSKCRPRDVTDGMSNTAMMAETRQACCGNGANANWGGRGYTQIGLTLGDMIPNRTVRNSSSYPGGSRDFTPWLGDWGTTGSSHVGGLHVLLGDGAVRFMGDNTDRSIRQNLERIADGNVLGEW; from the coding sequence ATGTCGAGACAACTCCGATCCCGTAAAGGATTTACACTGATCGAACTGCTGGTCGTGATCGCCATTATTGCGATTCTGATTGCTTTGCTGTTACCTGCGGTTCAGCAGGCCCGTGAAGCGGCCCGCCGGTCGGACTGCCGAAACAAGCTGAAACAGCTGGGACTGGCACTGCATAACTATAACGAAACGCATACGGTCTTCCCTCCCAGTACTGTTGCCAAGGGGCTCTGTTCTTCCGGTACCGCTGCCGGCAATACGCTGAATGGTAATGGACTGGTTTTGCTGCTGCCGTTCCTTGATCAGAGTGCCTTGTATAATCAGCTGAACTTCTCGCTCGCGTTTGACGATTACAGCCCCGGTTCAGCGCCCCTGCCCGGCGGCGGTGCGACCACGAATGCTGACCTGGTGAATCGTAGAATGGCGATCTTCAACTGCCCGTCCGATCCGGGTCCCCAGGGTATTCCGGTCTCCAGCAGTTACATGCTGCCCGGCGGTTCGAACGAACATCGTACGAACTACGACTTCATCGTGTACCGTCTCTCCTATAACCATTGTAATAGCTGGACCAACCGTTCCCCCACCGTACGGACCATGTTCGAAGATGGCAGCAAGTGCCGTCCCCGCGATGTTACCGACGGGATGTCCAACACAGCCATGATGGCAGAGACCCGTCAGGCCTGTTGTGGTAACGGGGCGAACGCCAACTGGGGTGGTCGCGGTTATACACAGATCGGTCTGACCCTGGGCGACATGATCCCCAACCGCACCGTTCGCAACAGCTCCAGCTATCCGGGCGGATCCCGGGACTTCACTCCCTGGCTGGGTGACTGGGGAACGACTGGCAGTTCTCATGTAGGTGGTCTGCATGTGCTGCTGGGTGATGGTGCCGTCCGCTTCATGGGCGACAATACCGATCGTTCCATCCGACAAAACCTGGAACGGATCGCCGACGGTAATGTTCTCGGCGAATGGTAA
- a CDS encoding DUF1559 domain-containing protein, whose translation MLSIILSVGALVCLLLTGSAQLQAQDKVPEKREPFRLDVVPEEALAVIAFRPAQLLSEPTLKPIRELLLKDMERSPDMAFLGLKPMDVKSVTVIYLFLEPGETGRVPFKTVFLVETIDELKQAQMKQLFSKSELVKADFQGKTLLTKDSKNRDTLVFLDQNSFLISDKTSGVKTILDQLQNRDNRVWTKRLTGVSTTSVAAGINMQALRTRLGEALIQPMTNRIPAWPLIAPIWENTEIATLGVTLQKDLSLKLIFDQKNNSEQLKQSLDALLLLGKNMIRQFQATRGNLDRPLRPNEESYLKRLENAFTEAQVTQNDSRVTFSSVFKQDLLNQMVDLTIPAIHHARTAARRARSKNNIKQILLALHNYHERYNHFPPAVVLGPDGKTPHSWRVELLPYLDQQALYDQYRMNEPWDSEHNLKIAETVVPVFSHPSSSKPANTGYFVVVGDGTAFGSKEGVSFKEITGGTTQTIAIVEAKRDIPWTKPEDIAYDGKKLPKFGGYYQGGSQVGMCDGSVKFISEFLDDDTLKTLLSIKESLPER comes from the coding sequence TTGCTTTCTATAATTCTGTCTGTGGGAGCCCTGGTGTGCCTGTTGCTGACCGGTTCGGCGCAGTTGCAGGCGCAGGACAAGGTTCCCGAGAAGCGGGAACCATTTCGGTTGGATGTGGTGCCGGAAGAGGCGTTGGCGGTGATTGCGTTTCGCCCGGCTCAGTTATTGTCGGAACCAACCTTAAAGCCGATCCGTGAGTTGCTGCTTAAAGACATGGAACGAAGCCCTGACATGGCTTTTCTGGGATTGAAGCCCATGGATGTCAAATCGGTTACGGTAATCTATTTATTTCTGGAACCAGGGGAAACCGGTCGTGTTCCTTTCAAGACTGTGTTCCTGGTTGAGACGATAGACGAGCTGAAACAGGCACAGATGAAGCAGCTGTTCTCGAAATCCGAACTCGTGAAAGCCGATTTTCAGGGTAAGACTCTGCTGACGAAGGATTCGAAAAACAGAGATACACTGGTGTTTCTCGATCAGAACTCGTTCCTGATTTCAGACAAGACCAGCGGCGTGAAAACGATTTTAGACCAGTTACAGAATCGGGATAATCGGGTCTGGACCAAACGGCTGACAGGGGTCTCCACCACTTCAGTTGCAGCGGGCATTAACATGCAGGCCCTGCGGACCAGACTGGGAGAAGCCCTGATCCAACCCATGACGAACCGCATCCCGGCCTGGCCTTTGATCGCCCCGATCTGGGAAAACACAGAAATCGCGACTCTGGGGGTCACCCTCCAAAAAGACCTTTCCCTGAAGCTGATTTTCGATCAGAAAAACAACAGCGAACAGCTCAAACAGTCCCTGGATGCTCTGCTGCTGCTGGGAAAGAACATGATCCGTCAGTTTCAGGCAACGCGGGGAAATCTGGACCGTCCCCTGCGTCCGAATGAAGAGTCTTATCTCAAAAGGTTAGAGAATGCGTTCACAGAGGCTCAGGTAACGCAGAACGACTCACGCGTGACGTTTTCCAGCGTATTCAAGCAGGATCTGCTCAACCAGATGGTGGACCTGACAATTCCCGCAATTCACCATGCCCGTACTGCAGCCCGCCGCGCCCGCTCGAAGAACAACATCAAGCAGATCCTACTGGCACTGCACAACTACCACGAACGATACAATCACTTTCCTCCCGCGGTCGTACTGGGCCCCGATGGAAAGACACCTCACAGCTGGCGAGTGGAACTGCTGCCTTATCTCGATCAGCAGGCACTCTATGATCAATATCGCATGAACGAGCCGTGGGACAGTGAGCATAATCTCAAGATCGCTGAGACTGTCGTTCCTGTTTTCAGCCATCCAAGTTCCAGCAAGCCAGCCAATACCGGATACTTTGTAGTGGTGGGAGACGGCACCGCCTTTGGATCCAAAGAGGGTGTGTCTTTCAAAGAGATCACCGGGGGAACAACTCAGACGATCGCCATTGTGGAAGCCAAACGTGATATCCCATGGACCAAGCCGGAGGACATTGCTTATGACGGTAAGAAACTCCCGAAATTCGGAGGTTACTACCAAGGTGGTTCTCAGGTGGGAATGTGTGATGGATCTGTGAAATTCATCTCTGAATTCCTGGACGACGACACCTTGAAAACACTGCTGTCGATCAAGGAGAGTTTACCGGAACGTTGA
- a CDS encoding TadE family protein: protein MLTQRKTALAQKSSQRKGVAAVECALVAPLLVLITLGAIDSGQFVNMAQVVNDASYAGARQASQNTALNRSEVRAAVLNYFVQQFPHVSATEIDSALTVNVYRSLNISLLEGDLTAVLNGDLSTLITGEPVAVQVIFRYDSVRWLTGFPGLDGRSVETTTVMRRE from the coding sequence ATGCTCACCCAGCGCAAAACAGCTTTAGCTCAGAAATCTTCTCAACGAAAAGGCGTCGCAGCAGTGGAGTGTGCCCTGGTGGCACCATTACTGGTGCTGATTACCCTGGGAGCAATCGACTCTGGCCAGTTCGTGAATATGGCCCAGGTCGTCAATGACGCCTCCTATGCGGGAGCGCGACAGGCCTCTCAGAATACGGCCCTCAATCGGTCCGAAGTTCGGGCTGCTGTTCTGAATTATTTCGTCCAGCAGTTTCCCCATGTCTCGGCCACAGAAATTGACAGTGCTTTAACGGTCAATGTTTACCGCAGTCTGAATATCTCACTGCTCGAAGGTGATCTAACAGCAGTTTTAAATGGTGACCTTTCGACGCTTATTACCGGAGAGCCGGTCGCCGTCCAGGTCATCTTTCGCTACGACTCCGTTCGCTGGTTAACCGGCTTCCCGGGACTTGACGGGAGATCCGTCGAGACCACCACCGTAATGCGACGTGAATGA
- a CDS encoding carboxypeptidase-like regulatory domain-containing protein, with product MLTLNLRPVQTGILLAAAALLLPGCGASSEQPDFVSELVPVTGMVTLDGAPLEGVMVNFMPQEGNAIAYGLTDASGKYSLQPQMSGQAEKESSGALPGEYQVYISKLVLPDGSAVPEGLSDAEAEEKGAKQLLPPKYSSPANSSLKATVEKGQTTVDFELKK from the coding sequence ATGTTGACTCTCAATTTACGTCCTGTGCAGACAGGAATTCTGTTGGCTGCTGCCGCTCTGCTGCTCCCGGGTTGTGGTGCTTCCAGCGAACAACCCGATTTTGTCTCTGAACTGGTTCCCGTGACAGGAATGGTGACTTTAGATGGTGCCCCTCTGGAGGGTGTGATGGTCAACTTCATGCCGCAGGAGGGAAATGCGATTGCCTACGGTCTGACCGATGCCAGCGGAAAGTATTCACTGCAGCCGCAAATGTCAGGTCAGGCAGAGAAGGAATCCAGCGGTGCCCTGCCTGGCGAGTACCAGGTTTATATCAGCAAACTGGTTCTCCCCGATGGGTCCGCTGTGCCAGAAGGTCTCTCGGACGCGGAAGCCGAAGAAAAGGGAGCCAAACAGCTCCTGCCGCCGAAATACTCGAGCCCGGCCAACAGCAGTCTGAAAGCGACCGTGGAAAAAGGACAGACAACGGTTGATTTTGAATTGAAGAAGTAA
- a CDS encoding TadE family protein, with the protein MQNTQHIKSRLCHVHQRSGAASVEMAIVAPLFFLLIMGLVEFTRMGMVKQALTDAARAGCRKAVLVGTITTSNAESIIRNHMQATIASANDASLCRIDFEPTELEGLESGTTITATVEVNYSDVSWIVPRFLNQSVLRGQSTMKRE; encoded by the coding sequence ATGCAGAATACGCAACACATCAAATCACGATTGTGTCATGTTCATCAGCGTTCTGGTGCCGCCTCGGTTGAGATGGCCATCGTCGCTCCGCTTTTCTTTCTGCTGATCATGGGGCTGGTTGAATTTACCCGCATGGGTATGGTCAAGCAGGCCCTGACCGACGCCGCCCGGGCCGGGTGCCGGAAAGCGGTACTTGTCGGCACGATTACCACTTCTAACGCGGAATCCATTATCCGCAATCACATGCAGGCCACGATCGCCAGTGCCAATGATGCCAGCCTTTGCCGCATCGATTTTGAGCCGACCGAGCTTGAAGGACTGGAATCTGGTACCACCATCACTGCTACCGTCGAAGTCAATTACTCCGACGTTTCCTGGATAGTTCCCCGCTTCTTGAATCAGTCTGTCCTGCGAGGACAGTCGACGATGAAACGGGAATGA
- a CDS encoding FxsA family protein translates to MLFRLFLLFTLIPLAELWLLLWFSSLTSPTVTFGLVVVTGILGAWLARKQGAQAWKKIQVNLVQGQQPTGVVLDGLMILIAGAFLITPGIMTDMLGFALLIPPVRELLKVHIGEWLRKKAMLQVQSHASFHSSHAGFQDFGSTQSTVKEEDIIDVEFVRKESSETD, encoded by the coding sequence GTGCTGTTTCGCCTGTTTCTGTTATTCACGCTGATTCCCCTGGCCGAGCTCTGGCTGTTGCTCTGGTTCAGTTCGCTGACCAGTCCGACCGTCACGTTTGGCCTGGTTGTTGTTACGGGAATACTGGGTGCCTGGCTGGCACGCAAACAGGGTGCGCAGGCCTGGAAGAAGATCCAAGTGAATCTGGTTCAGGGACAGCAGCCGACAGGCGTTGTGCTGGACGGTCTGATGATTCTGATCGCGGGGGCGTTTCTGATCACCCCTGGCATCATGACAGACATGCTCGGATTCGCATTACTGATTCCCCCTGTTCGCGAACTGCTCAAGGTGCATATCGGGGAATGGCTCCGCAAGAAAGCGATGCTGCAAGTCCAGAGTCATGCGAGCTTTCATTCGAGCCACGCCGGCTTTCAAGACTTCGGCAGTACACAGAGCACCGTGAAGGAAGAGGATATCATCGACGTCGAGTTCGTTCGTAAAGAATCCTCAGAAACAGATTGA
- a CDS encoding HEAT repeat domain-containing protein has product MAAPAWSLETLIHTLFTGEKLPGETSDAPPWPLAWDDEYRRSTVISHIDQDYGELPQAIDALRRFAESGDVPEARMRCVELLGVKSQVKPLIEQLLEDEEPELRLYAIEYLLVNEPERFAELDQRFRDDEDFQIQDVLAIFKRGEPIPLYCYAMPEK; this is encoded by the coding sequence ATGGCCGCTCCCGCATGGTCTCTTGAGACGCTGATCCATACGCTGTTTACGGGAGAGAAACTCCCGGGGGAAACCAGCGATGCTCCCCCCTGGCCTTTAGCCTGGGATGATGAATACCGGCGGAGTACGGTTATCAGTCATATCGATCAAGATTATGGGGAGCTGCCACAAGCCATTGATGCCCTGCGACGATTTGCTGAATCGGGGGATGTGCCTGAGGCCCGCATGCGTTGTGTGGAATTGCTGGGGGTCAAAAGTCAGGTCAAACCTCTGATTGAACAGCTGCTGGAAGATGAGGAGCCTGAGCTTCGCCTGTATGCCATCGAGTATCTGCTGGTAAATGAACCGGAACGATTTGCAGAACTGGACCAACGGTTCCGTGATGACGAAGACTTTCAAATCCAGGATGTGCTGGCAATCTTTAAAAGGGGTGAGCCGATCCCCCTGTATTGCTATGCCATGCCCGAGAAATAG